The Anoxybacillus amylolyticus DNA segment ATTGCCGGAAGGCTGATGACTCCTACCAGTTGACACTGGTGGGGGTTTATTCATTTTGAGGAAAATATTTTCTTGTTTAGGAGGAGAAGGAATTGATTTACGTTGTTGTTGGCATTGCTGGTATGGTTGGGGCGTTGCTTCGCTATTATGTAGGAGTTTCGATTCCGACCGCATGGCTTTGGGGATTTCCAGTCGGAACGTTGCTTGTAAATTTCGTTGGTTCGTTTTTGCTAAGTTGGTTTGCGACATGGTCGGCGCGTCCATCGTTTCCTCTTTGGTTGAAAACAGGAATTGCGACAGGTTTTATCGGTTCGTTTACGACGTTTTCTACGTTTAGTGTTGATTTTTTGAAACTTTTGCAACACCATGCGTGGAAGATGGCGCTTCTCTATTTTTTGCTTAGTGTTTTTGGTGGGCTGCTTTGTTCGTGGAGCGGCTTTCGAGTGGCGAAACCGACGGTACGAAAAGGGGGGGTATAATGTCTGTACTACTTGTTATTATCGGCGGTTTTTTCGGAGCGATTTGCCGCTTTGCCATTAGCCAATGGTTTATTTCGCGCACTAAATCGTTTCCCGTCGGCACGTTGCTTGTCAATTGGTTTGGGTCGTTTTTGTTAGGCTGGCTGTTTGGAAGTGACCCAGGGGAAAATTGGAAACTTCTCATTGGGACGGGCTTTATGGGTGCGTTTACGACGTTTTCGACGTTGAAATGGGAAACAGTTCAAATGTTGATAAACGGCGAAAAAAGAAATGCCATTTTTTATCTCGTACTGAGTTATTGTTTCGGCATCTTGTTCGCGTATGGGGGCTATTTAATAAGCCGGTGAACGAACAGATAGACCGGTTCGTTCACCACGCCTGTTAAAGGTTTAAGTCCCGATAGTACGGATGAAGCTTTAATAGCTCGGAAACGGTGACGAACGTATAACCTTTTTCTTTTAAAATCGGCAAAATTTCTTTTAGCGCTTGGACGGTTTGTTTGCGGCTGCCGCTGCCGTGATCGTGAAATAAAATAATTTGTCCTGGTTGAATGTGTTGGACAACCCGACGGACAATTTTTGGTGTTCCGGGGTTTTTCCAGTCGTACGTATCTTGCTCTCGCGACCACATAACGAACGTATAGCCTTCTTTTGTCACGGCATCGATTACG contains these protein-coding regions:
- the crcB gene encoding fluoride efflux transporter CrcB; this encodes MIYVVVGIAGMVGALLRYYVGVSIPTAWLWGFPVGTLLVNFVGSFLLSWFATWSARPSFPLWLKTGIATGFIGSFTTFSTFSVDFLKLLQHHAWKMALLYFLLSVFGGLLCSWSGFRVAKPTVRKGGV
- the crcB gene encoding fluoride efflux transporter CrcB, coding for MSVLLVIIGGFFGAICRFAISQWFISRTKSFPVGTLLVNWFGSFLLGWLFGSDPGENWKLLIGTGFMGAFTTFSTLKWETVQMLINGEKRNAIFYLVLSYCFGILFAYGGYLISR